A window of the bacterium genome harbors these coding sequences:
- a CDS encoding glutamate racemase: MNHTDKQKPIGVFDSGIGGLTVVKRLASTLPNENIVYFGDTARVPYGSKSNSTVIEYSIQNTKFLLQKNIKALVVACNTASSIAIPDLKIMFDIPVIGMIEPGSKMALKKSRSNKIGVIGTRATVGNLAYSKEIKKINSSAQIVEKPCPLFVPLAEEGWIKHQATYEIAEEYLKELREDGIDTLVLGCTHYPILSAVIQEVIGSNVTLIDSGVASSEVIKSELAKLDLLSDSNKPGFQEYYVSDIPAKFKEVAELFLGKEIDHVHKVDLEVLISEH, translated from the coding sequence TTGAACCACACAGATAAACAAAAACCCATTGGCGTATTCGATTCAGGTATTGGCGGACTTACAGTTGTAAAAAGACTGGCATCTACTCTTCCGAATGAGAACATAGTTTATTTCGGTGATACGGCCCGCGTTCCTTACGGTTCAAAATCAAATTCAACTGTGATTGAATATTCAATTCAGAATACAAAATTCCTTCTGCAGAAAAACATTAAAGCGCTCGTTGTTGCTTGCAACACTGCTTCATCAATCGCAATTCCTGATCTAAAAATAATGTTTGATATTCCAGTCATCGGAATGATTGAGCCCGGCTCGAAAATGGCTTTGAAAAAAAGCCGAAGCAATAAAATAGGTGTTATCGGAACGAGAGCAACTGTTGGAAATCTTGCATATTCAAAAGAAATTAAAAAAATAAATTCTTCTGCACAGATAGTTGAAAAACCGTGTCCGCTTTTTGTTCCGCTTGCAGAAGAAGGATGGATAAAACATCAGGCAACTTATGAAATCGCAGAAGAATATTTGAAAGAACTTCGTGAAGACGGAATTGATACGTTAGTCCTCGGCTGTACACATTATCCAATATTATCCGCAGTAATCCAGGAAGTTATTGGCAGCAATGTTACATTGATTGATTCGGGTGTTGCTTCTTCTGAAGTAATCAAGTCAGAACTTGCAAAACTTGACTTACTATCCGATTCAAATAAACCAGGATTTCAGGAATATTATGTAAGCGACATTCCCGCAAAGTTCAAAGAAGTAGCCGAGCTTTTTCTCGGAAAAGAAATTGACCACGTACACAAAGTTGATCTGGAAGTTTTGATTTCGGAGCATTAG
- a CDS encoding HD domain-containing protein, with protein MESDIKKIFQEKRDKLFAAYSKQADALRFSKEYSLLIEEYIRAVAGKDKYNFALASAGSFSRREFSPYSDIDIILIAESVEENAKDISDLVTKFWDNGLEVSHTVRDLSDIQKYMLSDLHTFTQFFETRYLLGSEKVYNLWNETLLKTLNEDLKADLIKRLIEDSEERYKKYGHSPKMLEPNVKYSAGGLRDLQMVEWIYIFAHKELINKQQEATQIETFLSMLKEDKASSIDECNRVLSSYKLILSVRNLLHLEAKQKHDRFEFNEQIRIARIFGFEEESLIDFMRIYFNAAVILNRFSKSMIKKFYDDISVSLPASLAINLDDDFVIKGKVISMRNNSPLSMSDILRAFYYRGLHSARFDEALRSLIVDKFETIDRHQIQESESSVFFREILRLPNNVGDTLYVMNELGALGAFMPEFRDLTGFLQHGVYHSYTADEHTLIAIQNVEKLANENSQLGKIFNKLKDKEKLFLGLLLHDIAKPINISGHEIIGAELASSIMYRMGYSDEEISIVSSLVMNHLVMEQTAFRRNLNDPETLNNFTSRFTSIEELEQLYLLTYADLSAVNPVVWTSWKNELLAELYRKTRAMLEEKISGEDLLYSTTYAVPKEISKYSPNISEEDVQNHIESIDDLAYAHHFGAEEIARHIEEIEKGSIVSVLFSEANGFTGITVITKDFPSLLSKLCGVMAINDLNIHDAKIFTRKDGIVIDTFNVTDFSTHRTIDKERFGKIEEDMNLAVRGLLQLGKEVASLKSKWWRIESKLFKKKGNVKVAFENHERYTIIDVHSPDRLGFLYHVTTKMNELGLNIYFAKISTQGDEIVDAFYVLDRNGKKISPNDYEFVKNEITSAIDKLL; from the coding sequence TTGGAATCAGATATAAAAAAAATATTCCAGGAAAAACGCGACAAACTTTTTGCTGCATACTCCAAGCAGGCAGATGCATTAAGGTTCAGCAAAGAATATAGTCTGTTGATTGAAGAATATATCCGGGCTGTTGCCGGAAAAGATAAATACAACTTTGCTTTGGCTTCTGCTGGAAGCTTCAGCCGTCGTGAGTTTTCACCTTATTCTGATATCGATATAATTTTAATTGCGGAGTCAGTCGAAGAGAACGCAAAAGATATTTCTGATCTTGTCACAAAGTTTTGGGATAACGGACTGGAAGTTTCTCATACAGTTAGAGACTTATCCGACATCCAGAAATATATGTTGTCCGATCTTCATACATTCACTCAGTTTTTTGAAACCAGGTACTTGCTTGGATCAGAAAAAGTTTACAACTTATGGAATGAAACTCTTCTTAAAACTCTCAATGAAGATTTAAAAGCAGATTTAATTAAAAGGCTAATTGAGGATTCAGAAGAGAGATACAAGAAGTACGGCCATTCACCAAAAATGCTTGAGCCAAATGTAAAATATTCTGCCGGCGGATTGCGTGATCTTCAAATGGTTGAATGGATTTATATCTTCGCTCACAAGGAGTTAATAAATAAGCAGCAGGAAGCAACACAGATCGAAACTTTCCTCAGCATGCTAAAAGAAGACAAAGCTTCTTCAATTGATGAATGCAACCGCGTGCTCAGCAGCTACAAGCTGATACTTTCAGTACGAAACCTCCTGCACCTTGAAGCAAAACAGAAGCACGATCGCTTTGAATTTAATGAGCAGATCAGAATTGCAAGAATTTTTGGTTTTGAGGAAGAATCATTGATCGATTTTATGAGGATATATTTCAACGCTGCGGTAATCCTCAACCGGTTTTCCAAGTCAATGATTAAAAAATTCTACGATGATATTTCCGTTTCACTTCCTGCCTCACTTGCAATTAATCTTGACGATGATTTTGTAATCAAAGGCAAAGTTATTTCAATGAGAAATAATTCTCCGCTTAGTATGTCAGATATACTTCGTGCATTTTATTATCGCGGCCTTCATTCGGCACGATTCGATGAAGCTCTCCGATCACTTATTGTAGATAAGTTTGAAACAATTGACAGGCATCAAATCCAGGAAAGCGAATCATCTGTATTCTTCAGAGAGATTTTAAGGCTTCCAAATAACGTCGGCGATACTCTTTATGTGATGAATGAACTTGGAGCCCTAGGTGCATTTATGCCTGAGTTCAGGGACCTGACTGGTTTTCTTCAGCATGGTGTATATCACTCTTACACTGCTGATGAACATACTCTTATTGCAATACAAAACGTCGAGAAGCTTGCTAATGAAAATTCACAGCTTGGAAAAATTTTCAATAAGCTAAAAGACAAGGAAAAATTATTCCTCGGACTTTTGTTGCACGATATTGCCAAGCCAATAAATATCAGCGGACACGAAATCATTGGAGCCGAGCTTGCTTCTTCAATAATGTACAGGATGGGTTACAGCGATGAGGAAATAAGTATCGTTTCTTCCCTTGTGATGAATCATCTTGTTATGGAACAGACAGCTTTCCGGCGAAACCTTAACGATCCGGAAACTCTTAATAATTTTACCTCAAGATTTACTTCCATTGAGGAGCTTGAACAGCTTTATCTTTTAACTTACGCCGATCTTTCAGCCGTTAATCCTGTTGTCTGGACAAGCTGGAAGAATGAACTTTTAGCTGAGCTTTACAGAAAAACCCGCGCAATGCTCGAGGAAAAAATTTCAGGTGAGGATTTATTGTACTCGACCACTTATGCGGTTCCAAAAGAAATAAGCAAATATTCTCCCAACATATCAGAAGAAGATGTTCAGAACCATATTGAATCAATTGATGATCTGGCTTATGCTCACCATTTTGGTGCCGAAGAAATTGCAAGACACATTGAGGAAATCGAAAAAGGTTCAATTGTATCAGTACTGTTTTCCGAAGCAAACGGTTTTACCGGAATAACTGTTATCACGAAAGATTTTCCTTCTCTTCTCTCAAAGCTCTGCGGCGTAATGGCGATAAATGATTTAAACATTCACGATGCAAAGATTTTCACACGTAAAGATGGGATTGTAATCGACACATTTAACGTAACAGATTTCAGCACGCATAGAACGATTGACAAAGAACGATTCGGTAAAATAGAAGAGGATATGAATCTTGCTGTTCGCGGACTTCTTCAGCTCGGTAAAGAAGTCGCTTCTTTGAAGTCAAAATGGTGGAGAATTGAAAGCAAGCTGTTCAAGAAAAAAGGAAATGTAAAAGTTGCATTCGAAAATCATGAAAGATATACAATCATTGATGTTCATTCACCGGACAGGCTCGGATTTCTATACCATGTAACAACTAAAATGAATGAACTTGGATTGAATATATATTTCGCAAAGATTTCTACACAGGGTGATGAAATAGTTGATGCATTTTATGTGCTTGACAGGAATGGGAAGAAAATTTCCCCCAACGATTATGAATTTGTTAAAAATGAAATTACTTCAGCGATTGATAAATTATTATAA
- a CDS encoding methylated-DNA--[protein]-cysteine S-methyltransferase, with translation MTDELSFASETIAGINFGIILSDNGVREILINKITDSETHTNLTYIPSDDPKVKNILLQLKEYLNRTRKEFDLQLEIIGTDFQKNVWNELTKIPYGETISYGELAERMGDKNKMRAVAAANGANPIPIIIPCHRVIGSDGSLTGYGGGLDVKKWLLELEGSWTMDLFIS, from the coding sequence ATGACAGATGAGTTGTCCTTCGCATCAGAAACAATAGCCGGAATTAATTTCGGCATAATTTTATCTGATAACGGAGTTCGGGAAATTCTGATAAACAAAATAACGGATTCTGAAACTCATACTAACCTAACTTACATTCCTTCTGATGATCCGAAAGTGAAAAACATTCTCCTTCAACTGAAGGAGTACTTGAATAGAACAAGAAAAGAATTTGATCTGCAATTAGAAATTATTGGAACTGATTTTCAAAAAAATGTGTGGAATGAATTAACAAAAATTCCTTACGGGGAAACAATCAGTTATGGTGAACTGGCTGAGCGGATGGGAGATAAAAATAAAATGCGGGCTGTAGCAGCAGCGAATGGTGCTAATCCAATTCCTATCATAATTCCCTGCCACAGAGTAATTGGCTCTGATGGAAGTTTGACTGGTTACGGCGGCGGGCTGGATGTCAAGAAATGGCTTCTTGAACTGGAAGGAAGCTGGACTATGGACTTATTTATTTCATAA
- a CDS encoding deoxyguanosinetriphosphate triphosphohydrolase produces the protein MEWEKLLTDSRLGEKAQPKQKLQDGRSEFQKDFDRIVFSPAFRRLQDKTQVFPLPESDFVHTRLTHSLEVSCVGRSLGNLVGETIIKRNPSLVHRFTKFHFGEIVAAACLAHDIGNPPFGHSGEDAIAEYFRSGNGQKFKSKIKDEKKWTDLIKYEGNAQGFRIITKLQNPKVKGGLNLTYSTLAAVTKYPRESLIGVQNNSIQNKAYRKYGFFQAEKDIFNEVANATGLDCVKNKKAYWWYRHPLAFLIEAADDICYRVMDLEDGFRLGLISFKETEELLRPLVSKQVLRNYHDKNEKDRIGYLRAVAINELVNELAKVFLDEEKNILTGKFENELISEIKRANALKRIKEISIAKIYKSRSVVEREVAGYEVLGGLLETFIDSYNAAYERKISSKNKSVFALLPSRIGEKIPDDLYLRLLRIIDFVSGMTDSFAVSLFRKIKGISLPGGRVTE, from the coding sequence TTGGAATGGGAAAAACTTTTAACTGATTCACGGCTTGGAGAAAAAGCCCAGCCGAAACAAAAACTTCAGGATGGAAGAAGTGAATTCCAGAAAGATTTTGACAGGATAGTGTTCTCTCCGGCCTTCAGACGTCTGCAGGATAAAACGCAGGTGTTCCCTTTGCCGGAAAGTGATTTTGTTCACACACGGTTGACTCACAGTCTGGAAGTTTCATGCGTCGGCAGATCACTTGGAAACCTGGTCGGTGAAACAATTATAAAAAGAAATCCTTCTCTCGTCCATCGATTTACAAAATTTCATTTCGGTGAAATTGTTGCAGCAGCTTGCCTTGCTCACGATATTGGAAATCCTCCGTTCGGACATTCAGGTGAAGATGCAATCGCAGAATATTTTAGAAGCGGTAATGGACAAAAGTTCAAATCGAAAATTAAGGATGAAAAAAAATGGACTGACCTTATTAAGTATGAAGGAAATGCCCAGGGTTTCAGAATTATTACAAAGCTGCAGAATCCAAAAGTAAAAGGCGGATTGAATCTTACTTACTCAACTCTTGCAGCAGTGACAAAATATCCGAGAGAATCACTAATCGGAGTTCAGAATAATTCAATTCAGAATAAAGCTTACCGTAAGTATGGTTTCTTCCAGGCAGAAAAAGATATTTTTAATGAAGTTGCAAACGCAACAGGTCTTGATTGCGTGAAGAATAAAAAAGCTTACTGGTGGTACCGTCATCCGTTAGCATTCCTTATTGAAGCCGCCGATGATATCTGCTACAGAGTTATGGACCTTGAAGATGGATTCAGACTCGGTTTGATTTCATTTAAAGAAACTGAAGAATTGCTTCGACCTTTAGTCTCAAAACAAGTTTTAAGAAATTACCATGACAAAAATGAGAAGGACAGAATCGGATATTTGCGAGCAGTAGCAATCAACGAACTTGTGAATGAACTTGCAAAAGTTTTTCTTGACGAAGAAAAAAATATTTTGACGGGTAAATTTGAAAATGAATTAATAAGTGAAATTAAAAGAGCAAATGCCTTAAAGCGAATAAAGGAAATATCAATAGCAAAGATTTACAAATCTCGCAGTGTTGTTGAGCGAGAAGTTGCCGGATACGAAGTGCTTGGCGGTTTGCTGGAGACATTTATCGATTCGTACAACGCTGCTTATGAAAGAAAAATATCTTCGAAGAATAAATCTGTCTTTGCTCTTCTGCCAAGCAGAATAGGTGAGAAAATTCCGGATGATCTTTATCTCCGGCTTCTGAGGATAATTGATTTCGTTTCCGGTATGACAGATTCATTTGCGGTTTCGCTTTTCAGAAAAATTAAAGGTATCTCTTTACCCGGCGGAAGAGTTACCGAGTAA
- a CDS encoding asparaginase, protein MKNILIVFTGGTFSMKIDKKKSGGAVPKYSGAELLKKIPEARKLAKISFYDFGKYPGPHVTPEIMMELSKQLRTKILQKIYDGIIVTHGTDTLEETAYLIDLTIKTDIPIVFTGSMRNSSEPNWDGPKNLIDSILVCLSENSRGMGTLVCMHGEVNAASEVTKIFSNEFETFQSLDFGTLGFVEKGRVIYNRLPRFLEIINTNKINTNVDLLTVYAGMDEKFFKHSADSGAKGLVIEALGVGNVPPAAFKGVEYVIKRNIPVVLVSRCPAGETDYIYSYPGAGRHLHDLGVIFTDYLNGQKARIKLMLVLAKTNDRKILKKIFEGEIREI, encoded by the coding sequence ATGAAGAATATATTGATAGTTTTTACCGGTGGTACTTTTTCGATGAAGATCGATAAGAAGAAATCAGGCGGAGCTGTTCCGAAGTATTCGGGGGCGGAGCTGCTGAAAAAAATTCCCGAAGCAAGAAAGCTGGCGAAAATTTCCTTTTATGATTTCGGAAAATATCCCGGTCCGCACGTTACTCCTGAAATAATGATGGAACTGTCAAAGCAGTTAAGAACAAAAATTTTACAGAAAATATATGACGGAATTATTGTCACTCACGGAACAGATACTCTTGAAGAAACCGCTTATCTGATCGATCTCACCATCAAAACAGATATTCCAATTGTATTTACCGGTTCGATGCGGAACAGTTCGGAACCAAATTGGGATGGACCAAAAAATTTAATTGATTCAATTCTTGTTTGCCTGAGCGAAAATTCCAGAGGAATGGGAACGCTTGTTTGTATGCATGGAGAAGTTAATGCAGCGAGCGAGGTAACAAAAATTTTTTCCAATGAGTTTGAAACTTTTCAGAGTCTGGATTTTGGAACACTTGGATTTGTTGAGAAGGGGAGAGTGATTTACAATCGTCTGCCGAGATTCCTGGAAATAATAAATACTAATAAAATTAATACGAATGTAGATCTGCTTACAGTTTATGCCGGAATGGATGAAAAGTTTTTCAAACATTCTGCTGATTCCGGTGCTAAAGGATTGGTGATTGAAGCTCTGGGTGTTGGAAACGTTCCTCCTGCAGCATTCAAGGGTGTTGAGTATGTCATTAAAAGAAATATTCCTGTTGTACTTGTGTCGCGATGTCCCGCAGGAGAAACGGATTACATTTACAGCTATCCCGGTGCGGGAAGACATTTGCACGACCTCGGAGTAATATTCACAGATTACCTGAACGGACAAAAAGCAAGAATCAAGCTGATGCTTGTTTTAGCTAAAACCAACGACAGAAAAATCCTGAAGAAAATTTTTGAGGGTGAGATAAGGGAGATTTAA
- a CDS encoding NAD(P)H-dependent glycerol-3-phosphate dehydrogenase → MKISVLGAGGWGTTLAILLHYNGHNVTLWEYKKSYARDLIKHRINKHYLPGIKIPKEILITHSIEESSSDKNLIVLAVPSQFLRSVVRKINFKQIEDTILVSVAKGIENKSLMTMSQMLKDVFPHISKNQIGVISGPSHAEEVSQRIPTAVVAASTDIDTAKTIQAAFMTSYFRVYSSKDILGVELGGAFKNIIAIGAGIIDGADFGDNTKAAIMTRGVAEISRLGLAMGARPETFAGLSGMGDLIVTCMSRHSRNRFVGEQIGKGKKLKEVLKSMEQVAEGVETTRSAKQLAAKIGIETPITNEVYKILFEDKDPVKATTDLMTRDMKTE, encoded by the coding sequence ATGAAAATTTCGGTTCTCGGCGCTGGCGGCTGGGGAACTACCCTCGCAATTTTACTTCACTACAACGGTCATAACGTAACTCTCTGGGAATATAAAAAAAGTTATGCCCGTGATTTAATAAAGCACAGAATCAACAAACATTACCTGCCGGGAATAAAAATTCCTAAAGAAATCTTAATTACTCATTCAATTGAAGAATCATCTTCTGATAAAAATCTTATAGTGCTTGCAGTTCCATCACAATTTTTGCGTAGTGTGGTAAGAAAAATAAATTTCAAGCAGATTGAAGACACAATTCTCGTCAGTGTTGCAAAAGGGATTGAGAATAAATCACTGATGACCATGTCCCAAATGTTGAAAGATGTTTTTCCGCATATCAGTAAAAATCAGATTGGAGTTATCTCGGGTCCGAGCCATGCAGAGGAAGTCAGTCAGCGTATTCCAACTGCAGTTGTTGCAGCTTCAACGGATATTGATACAGCAAAAACAATTCAGGCTGCATTTATGACTTCATATTTCCGCGTGTATTCTTCAAAAGATATTTTAGGTGTTGAACTCGGCGGAGCCTTTAAAAATATTATTGCTATCGGTGCCGGAATTATTGATGGTGCAGATTTCGGAGATAATACTAAAGCCGCAATTATGACAAGAGGTGTCGCTGAAATTTCAAGACTCGGTCTGGCGATGGGTGCAAGACCGGAAACTTTCGCCGGACTTTCGGGAATGGGCGATTTAATTGTTACCTGTATGAGCAGACACAGCCGAAACAGGTTTGTCGGTGAACAAATCGGTAAAGGTAAAAAGTTGAAAGAGGTTTTAAAATCAATGGAACAGGTTGCAGAAGGAGTTGAAACGACGCGATCAGCAAAGCAGCTCGCTGCTAAAATCGGAATTGAAACACCAATCACTAACGAAGTTTATAAAATTCTTTTTGAAGACAAAGATCCTGTTAAAGCTACAACCGATCTGATGACAAGAGATATGAAAACTGAGTGA
- the recG gene encoding ATP-dependent DNA helicase RecG, with protein sequence MKSVSKNTLDDSVQYLKSVGPKRAEAFSKIGIKTIRDLLFYFPSRHLDRTTVLTAAKAYGYLMNGYDGELTVIGKVFDKEKKRFGKKEVLKVQFRDETGFFECIWFQGTKYFYSIFNEGDVFAISSKPDKSKYGALQFVHPDFDRISEEEKSFLHTGKIIPFYRIPKELRSGNIGDLSLRRIISLAVENYVNMVEETLPAEIINQNKLINLQEAIRNYHFPETIEKLNTAQRRFKFEELFYLELLVALRKQNYHSKLTGNKMSIKTDLVKNFLTTLPFELTKAQLKVLGEIKNDLLSEKPMNRLLQGDVGSGKTIVSLIAMLIAIDNGFQAAIMAPTEILADQHAKNISNMMKQLFERFTEKEIKVSLLLGGQKKSEREKRLQEIELQEADIIVGTHALFEEKVNYKNLGLVVIDEQHRFGVRQRAKLQSKGKTPEVLVMSATPIPRTISMTIYGDLDVSVIDEMPKNRKPIKTVLRGESKLPEIFKFIIDKKKEGYQTFIVYPLVEESDKLELKAAETYYEELSKTHLKNLKLGLIHGRMSWQEKEEKMLLFLKKEFDVLVSTTVIEVGIDIPDANIILINDAHRFGLSQLHQLRGRVGRSDKQAYCILVTKDEIVQYNIQQQLELDYLSSAMIEKYRSAIRLQTMVKTNNGFEIAEIDLKLRGPGDIFSTKQSGFPDLKYADIIQDSELISLAKNIAFELINKDPSLDSTSNSVVRKNLIKHYSDNLQYAKIA encoded by the coding sequence ATGAAATCTGTTTCAAAGAACACACTTGATGATTCTGTCCAGTATTTAAAGTCTGTCGGACCAAAACGGGCCGAAGCTTTTTCGAAAATCGGAATAAAAACGATTCGTGATTTGCTATTTTACTTTCCATCACGTCATCTTGACCGTACTACCGTTTTAACGGCGGCCAAAGCTTACGGTTACCTGATGAACGGATACGATGGCGAACTGACTGTAATTGGAAAAGTATTTGATAAGGAAAAGAAAAGATTCGGTAAGAAGGAAGTTTTGAAAGTTCAGTTCAGGGATGAAACTGGATTTTTCGAATGTATCTGGTTCCAGGGAACAAAATATTTTTATTCGATTTTCAACGAAGGAGATGTTTTTGCGATATCTTCAAAACCAGATAAATCAAAATATGGGGCGCTGCAGTTTGTTCATCCCGACTTTGACAGAATAAGTGAAGAAGAGAAAAGCTTTCTTCATACGGGGAAGATCATTCCATTTTACAGAATTCCAAAAGAACTGAGATCGGGAAACATTGGCGACCTTAGTTTGAGAAGAATAATAAGTCTTGCTGTTGAAAACTATGTCAATATGGTTGAAGAAACTCTTCCGGCAGAAATTATTAATCAGAACAAGCTGATCAATCTTCAGGAAGCAATCCGCAATTATCATTTTCCCGAGACAATAGAAAAACTAAACACGGCTCAAAGAAGATTCAAATTTGAAGAGCTCTTTTATCTTGAGCTTCTGGTAGCATTGCGAAAGCAAAATTATCATAGCAAGCTTACCGGAAATAAGATGAGCATTAAAACAGATCTCGTAAAGAATTTCCTTACAACGCTTCCCTTCGAATTAACAAAAGCTCAATTAAAGGTTTTGGGTGAAATCAAAAACGATCTTCTTTCCGAAAAACCTATGAACCGGCTTTTACAGGGAGATGTCGGAAGTGGAAAAACTATTGTTTCATTGATAGCTATGCTTATTGCAATTGATAACGGATTCCAGGCTGCGATAATGGCACCGACTGAAATTCTCGCAGACCAGCATGCAAAAAATATTTCTAATATGATGAAACAACTTTTTGAAAGATTTACTGAAAAGGAAATTAAAGTTTCTTTGCTTCTCGGTGGACAGAAGAAATCCGAAAGAGAAAAAAGACTCCAGGAGATTGAACTCCAGGAAGCAGATATAATTGTTGGAACTCACGCACTGTTCGAAGAAAAAGTAAATTATAAAAATCTTGGATTAGTTGTAATTGATGAGCAGCATCGGTTCGGTGTGAGACAAAGAGCAAAGCTTCAGAGCAAAGGAAAAACTCCCGAAGTTCTTGTGATGAGCGCTACTCCTATTCCACGGACTATTTCCATGACAATTTACGGTGACCTCGATGTCTCTGTAATAGATGAAATGCCAAAAAACCGGAAACCCATTAAAACTGTCCTTAGAGGGGAAAGCAAGCTTCCGGAAATTTTCAAATTTATTATTGACAAGAAGAAGGAAGGTTACCAAACATTTATTGTTTATCCGTTGGTTGAAGAATCTGATAAGCTGGAACTTAAAGCTGCGGAAACTTATTACGAAGAGTTGAGCAAAACTCATTTAAAAAATCTCAAGCTCGGTTTAATCCATGGAAGAATGAGCTGGCAGGAAAAAGAAGAGAAGATGCTTCTCTTTCTGAAAAAAGAATTTGATGTGCTCGTTTCAACAACTGTTATTGAAGTCGGTATTGATATTCCCGATGCGAACATAATTCTTATCAACGATGCTCATAGATTTGGACTATCTCAACTTCATCAGCTAAGAGGAAGAGTCGGAAGAAGCGACAAGCAAGCTTACTGTATTCTTGTTACGAAGGATGAAATTGTACAGTATAATATACAACAGCAGCTTGAACTTGACTACTTATCAAGTGCAATGATTGAAAAGTACAGGTCTGCAATCAGACTTCAGACGATGGTGAAGACAAATAACGGATTTGAAATTGCTGAAATAGATTTAAAGCTTCGCGGACCGGGAGACATCTTCAGTACGAAGCAAAGCGGATTCCCGGATTTGAAATATGCAGACATCATTCAAGATTCGGAGTTGATCAGTCTGGCAAAGAACATTGCGTTTGAGCTAATAAATAAAGACCCTTCGCTTGATTCTACTTCAAACAGTGTGGTAAGAAAAAATCTTATCAAACATTATTCGGACAACCTTCAGTACGCAAAGATCGCCTGA
- a CDS encoding NifU family protein: MLMVEDVDLTPNPHALKFILNKKLLSYETRQFADKESAKNDPLAAGIFALDGVVSVFYMDKFVTIEKSPDANWGQIQRPFIDFLKTFDPNLIPKETITAPTAEEENELLKKINNLLDQKVRPALAGDGGGLQVLGIDGFTVKIRYQGACGSCPSSITGTLMAIEGLLKRDVNPSIHVVAA; this comes from the coding sequence ATGTTGATGGTAGAAGATGTTGATTTGACACCAAATCCGCACGCATTAAAATTTATATTAAATAAAAAATTACTTAGCTATGAAACTCGACAATTCGCCGATAAAGAATCTGCAAAGAATGATCCTCTCGCTGCTGGAATATTTGCACTTGATGGTGTGGTTTCAGTTTTTTATATGGATAAGTTTGTTACTATTGAAAAATCTCCTGATGCAAACTGGGGACAAATTCAGAGACCGTTTATCGATTTCCTGAAAACATTTGATCCAAACTTAATTCCAAAAGAAACCATAACAGCGCCAACTGCTGAAGAAGAAAATGAGCTGCTCAAAAAAATTAATAATTTGCTGGATCAAAAAGTCAGACCGGCACTTGCTGGTGATGGAGGCGGTTTGCAGGTTCTGGGAATTGACGGCTTTACCGTAAAGATAAGATACCAGGGAGCCTGCGGTAGCTGCCCAAGTTCAATAACTGGAACACTTATGGCAATTGAAGGATTATTAAAAAGAGATGTTAATCCTTCAATTCACGTTGTTGCTGCTTAA
- the plsY gene encoding glycerol-3-phosphate 1-O-acyltransferase PlsY, which yields MLLLAIIVILSYLVGSVPNSIIISKAVSGIDIRKHGSGNAGGTNVMRVLGWKYGLTVIILDALKGVIAVVLISRLHYGPLPFANVSPFDDFTLVQIIAGMSAVIGHIWTVFAGFKGGKGIATALGMLLTLITIDMLIAVGVFALVVLISRYVSLGSIIAAISVPSTLFIRENLFHVDIPGYATLFPFIIGVTVLVIFTHRKNLVRIFNGNENKISFKKKTKIG from the coding sequence ATGTTGTTATTAGCAATTATAGTAATCCTTTCTTACCTGGTCGGTTCTGTACCGAACAGTATTATTATCAGCAAAGCAGTAAGCGGAATTGATATTCGCAAGCATGGAAGCGGAAATGCGGGTGGTACTAACGTAATGCGTGTACTTGGATGGAAATACGGATTAACCGTAATCATTCTGGATGCATTGAAAGGTGTAATTGCAGTAGTTTTAATTTCCAGATTACATTATGGTCCACTGCCGTTTGCAAACGTTTCTCCTTTTGATGATTTTACTTTAGTTCAGATTATAGCCGGAATGTCTGCGGTAATTGGACACATCTGGACTGTATTCGCAGGATTTAAAGGAGGAAAAGGAATTGCGACAGCACTTGGTATGCTTTTAACACTTATTACTATAGATATGCTGATTGCAGTCGGCGTTTTTGCACTTGTAGTTTTAATATCGCGCTATGTTTCTTTAGGATCAATCATTGCAGCGATAAGTGTTCCATCAACATTGTTTATCAGAGAAAATTTATTCCACGTTGATATCCCCGGATATGCTACACTATTTCCATTTATAATTGGTGTAACTGTTCTTGTTATTTTTACGCACAGAAAAAATCTCGTTAGAATATTCAACGGAAATGAAAATAAAATTAGTTTTAAAAAGAAAACTAAAATTGGTTAA